A genomic region of Deinococcus sp. KSM4-11 contains the following coding sequences:
- a CDS encoding transporter, with product MPTLLSAPLGQILTLTLIPVAATILGGTVATFRTPSDQLRSLVQHFAAGVVFAAAAGELLPEITRNHQPVGVVIGFALGVIVMLLIRHFAERLEGVGPQTTGKEASNVGLITVVGIDVLIDGLLIGVGFAAGARVGTLLVVALTLELLFLGVSVASSLGQAGTSRGRTIATVTGLSLLVILGALLGGTLLQGLSGLALEIVLSFGAAALLFLVTEELLTEAHEVKETPLITAAFFAGFVALYLLELMG from the coding sequence GTGCCCACGCTCTTGAGTGCGCCGCTGGGTCAGATCCTGACCCTGACGCTGATCCCGGTGGCGGCCACCATCCTGGGCGGCACAGTCGCCACCTTCAGGACGCCCAGCGATCAGCTGCGCAGCCTCGTCCAGCACTTCGCCGCAGGCGTGGTGTTCGCGGCCGCCGCCGGCGAACTGCTCCCCGAGATCACGCGCAATCACCAGCCTGTCGGCGTGGTGATCGGTTTCGCGCTCGGCGTCATCGTGATGCTCCTCATCCGGCATTTCGCCGAGCGGCTGGAGGGCGTCGGCCCCCAGACCACCGGCAAGGAGGCAAGCAACGTCGGGCTGATCACAGTGGTCGGCATCGACGTCCTGATCGACGGCCTGCTGATCGGCGTGGGCTTCGCGGCGGGCGCGCGGGTGGGGACGCTGCTGGTGGTGGCCCTGACGCTGGAACTGCTGTTCCTCGGGGTGTCGGTGGCATCCAGTCTGGGGCAGGCGGGCACATCCCGCGGCCGAACCATCGCCACGGTGACGGGCCTGAGTCTGCTGGTGATCCTGGGGGCGCTGCTCGGGGGCACGCTCTTGCAGGGCCTGTCGGGGCTGGCGCTGGAAATCGTGTTGTCCTTCGGCGCCGCGGCGCTGCTGTTCCTGGTCACCGAGGAACTCCTGACCGAGGCACACGAGGTCAAGGAGACGCCGCTGATCACCGCCGCGTTCTTTGCGGGGTTCGTGGCCCTGTACCTGCTGGAACTCATGGGCTGA
- a CDS encoding nuclease-related domain-containing protein produces MILKESTPAPTTDRFQRAGDEAEKQMAHYLRRAFGADPAIHVFNDLRLEHGGEAAQIDHLVLHKAGFIIIESKSVTSSVSINDREEWAREWKGQKRGMPSPVLQARRQGDLLRALLQAHREELRNKILFGMKQGGFQGFLIDVVVAISDSGVVQTHQALPEVKKADQVPDRVKELMAEHSALAHPFSRDKRSEQWGFNLTPEEFTKVSAFLRARHTERHAAPAPLGTEPPATAPAAVGRHAPERPTSVPAPSVGTPRLAPAPSISSPTRADPVAAFQCGKCGGGDLEIKFGRSYYFHCRACDGNTAIRLTCPACGAAARTRKVGPQFYRDCPACTRSELYFTNP; encoded by the coding sequence ATGATCCTGAAGGAGTCCACGCCGGCCCCGACCACCGACCGCTTCCAGCGCGCCGGCGACGAGGCCGAGAAGCAGATGGCCCACTACCTGCGCCGCGCGTTCGGGGCCGATCCTGCCATCCACGTCTTCAACGACCTGCGCCTGGAACACGGTGGCGAGGCGGCCCAGATCGACCACCTGGTGCTGCACAAGGCTGGGTTCATCATTATCGAAAGCAAGAGCGTGACCAGTTCCGTGAGCATCAACGACCGCGAGGAGTGGGCACGGGAGTGGAAGGGCCAGAAGCGCGGCATGCCCTCGCCGGTGCTGCAGGCGCGGCGGCAGGGGGATCTGCTGCGGGCGCTGCTGCAGGCCCACCGGGAGGAGCTGCGCAACAAGATCCTGTTCGGCATGAAGCAGGGTGGCTTCCAGGGATTCCTCATCGACGTCGTGGTGGCGATCAGCGACAGCGGCGTGGTGCAGACCCACCAGGCGCTCCCCGAGGTCAAGAAGGCCGACCAGGTGCCGGATCGCGTGAAGGAGCTGATGGCGGAGCACAGCGCGCTCGCGCACCCGTTCTCGCGCGACAAGCGCAGCGAGCAGTGGGGCTTCAACCTCACTCCAGAGGAGTTCACCAAGGTCAGCGCGTTCCTGCGGGCCAGGCACACCGAGCGGCACGCCGCGCCGGCGCCGTTGGGTACCGAGCCTCCCGCTACCGCGCCGGCGGCGGTGGGCCGGCACGCTCCAGAGCGCCCCACCTCGGTGCCGGCGCCGTCGGTTGGAACCCCGCGCCTGGCCCCGGCGCCGTCGATTTCTTCGCCCACCAGGGCCGACCCTGTAGCGGCGTTCCAGTGCGGCAAGTGCGGTGGCGGCGACCTGGAGATCAAGTTTGGGCGCAGCTACTACTTCCACTGCCGGGCCTGCGACGGGAACACCGCGATCCGGCTGACGTGCCCGGCGTGCGGGGCGGCGGCGCGCACCCGCAAGGTTGGGCCGCAGTTCTACCGGGACTGCCCGGCGTGCACGCGCTCGGAGTTGTACTTCACCAACCCGTAG
- a CDS encoding response regulator transcription factor — protein sequence MSPHTDFRVVLIEDEKLFRDLLCHALEQTGQVRCLGAYGTSEAVLASDHLDRAEVALLDIDLGGEDGITLGRQLRERYPNLGIVLLSNHAHLAFARELIAANLTGWAYLLKKSVQDVQTVLRAIEGVRRGQVVLDPQLAQGLPGGSRAAPLTPRQLELWSLITQGYSNSAMAQRLNLSPKWIENALGGLYAALGIDTRDPQVNARVAAALLYAREAGGAHLTVVNDRRS from the coding sequence GTGAGCCCACACACGGACTTCCGCGTGGTGCTGATCGAGGACGAGAAGCTGTTCCGCGACCTGCTGTGCCACGCGCTCGAGCAGACCGGCCAGGTGCGGTGCCTTGGGGCCTACGGAACGTCCGAGGCGGTGCTTGCCAGCGACCACCTAGATCGCGCGGAGGTAGCGCTGCTCGATATCGACCTGGGTGGAGAGGACGGCATCACGCTGGGCCGGCAGCTGCGGGAGCGGTATCCCAACCTGGGGATTGTCCTGCTGTCGAACCACGCGCATCTGGCGTTCGCGCGCGAACTCATCGCCGCGAACCTGACGGGGTGGGCTTACCTGCTGAAAAAGTCTGTGCAGGATGTCCAGACCGTCTTGCGAGCGATCGAGGGGGTGCGCCGGGGGCAGGTGGTGCTCGATCCGCAGCTGGCGCAGGGCCTGCCGGGCGGGTCACGCGCCGCGCCCTTGACGCCGCGTCAGCTGGAGTTGTGGAGCCTGATCACCCAGGGATATTCGAACTCGGCGATGGCGCAGCGGCTGAACCTGAGCCCAAAATGGATCGAAAACGCGTTGGGTGGACTGTACGCGGCGCTGGGCATCGACACGCGCGATCCACAGGTCAATGCCCGGGTCGCGGCCGCGCTGCTGTATGCCCGGGAAGCAGGCGGCGCCCACCTGACGGTGGTGAACGATCGTCGGAGCTGA
- a CDS encoding GNAT family N-acetyltransferase: MNRAHTEIAASAYRTLATFRDAVVRYDRASLQHIQAADLTSQQYALLVHVAGHLTGTPSVGELAESMLLGHNSVVELSQRAERNGLLQRAVDPARGNRTLLILTAEGARRVDEVTRALVLQLGQERTDVRASLSRWEATLRSQAVQAAFLNPQGPAALVPDYALRPAAARHQALTWTLLQHHLHALSPYHHVPMTASGEYRYPPFKRYWQGGPDHAQLLWVNQRPAGFVLLRQGRDATRFALSELSVVPAWQGRGLGRSLARDLLGARRGTWTVDFHRENGGARRFWERVLDDLHLEVTSVIPVRLPLGGGERWQFTVPPSG; the protein is encoded by the coding sequence ATGAATCGTGCCCACACGGAGATCGCTGCGTCTGCCTACCGAACGCTGGCCACCTTCCGGGACGCGGTGGTGCGCTATGACCGGGCCAGCCTGCAGCACATTCAGGCGGCCGACCTGACGTCACAACAGTACGCGCTGCTGGTGCACGTGGCCGGGCATCTCACCGGCACCCCCAGCGTTGGTGAGCTGGCCGAGTCCATGCTGCTGGGCCACAACAGCGTGGTGGAGCTCTCCCAGCGGGCGGAGCGCAATGGGCTGCTGCAGCGCGCGGTGGATCCAGCCCGGGGGAACCGCACCCTGCTGATCCTGACGGCTGAGGGCGCGCGCCGCGTCGATGAAGTGACGCGCGCGCTCGTGCTGCAGCTCGGCCAGGAGCGGACGGATGTGCGCGCCTCCCTGTCGCGGTGGGAGGCGACCTTACGGTCTCAGGCGGTGCAGGCGGCCTTCCTGAACCCGCAGGGGCCGGCGGCGCTGGTGCCGGACTATGCCCTCCGGCCAGCGGCGGCCAGGCACCAGGCCCTCACCTGGACGCTCCTTCAACACCACCTGCATGCCCTCAGTCCATACCACCATGTCCCCATGACGGCCAGCGGGGAGTACCGGTATCCCCCCTTCAAGCGGTATTGGCAGGGCGGCCCGGATCACGCCCAGTTGCTGTGGGTAAACCAGCGGCCTGCCGGCTTCGTGCTGCTGCGGCAGGGCCGGGATGCCACGCGGTTCGCGCTGTCGGAATTGAGCGTCGTGCCTGCGTGGCAGGGGCGCGGCCTGGGCCGGTCGCTGGCGCGTGATCTGCTTGGCGCCCGCCGCGGAACGTGGACTGTGGACTTCCACCGGGAGAATGGAGGGGCTCGGCGGTTCTGGGAACGCGTCCTGGACGACCTCCACCTCGAAGTCACCAGCGTGATCCCGGTGCGCCTGCCGTTGGGCGGGGGGGAACGCTGGCAGTTCACGGTGCCGCCGTCCGGGTGA
- a CDS encoding HAD family hydrolase codes for MRATARQAVSALHDAGVRTVMLTGDNGRTAGAVACDLGIDTVIADVLPEDKAAKGQELQAQGRMVAMSVTA; via the coding sequence GTGCGGGCGACCGCCCGTCAGGCGGTAAGCGCCCTGCATGACGCGGGCGTGCGCACCGTGATGCTCACCGGCGACAACGGCCGCACCGCCGGCGCCGTGGCCTGTGACCTCGGCATCGACACCGTGATCGCCGATGTGCTCCCGGAGGACAAGGCAGCGAAGGGGCAGGAACTCCAGGCCCAGGGCCGCATGGTTGCGATGTCGGTGACGGCGTGA
- a CDS encoding GAF domain-containing protein, with protein sequence MSATRPRAVPAPLDWSVYAPQIVEDAEAALGFAFIVLARFDVEARTSQPVCFGGLHGRNVQRALRFAQQHVPNFDLHLVNDLDANPLLRAVLDGRGPVIGSIEDFTRGVTSPLVARIARHLAGAGECLTLPLCVEHRVLGCLSVYQRDPHFSPTQIRTAQAFARQVALSIHNAELLEEGRRTAAALDASRRLVSDSEERTRRDISEFLHSHVQSRLLVAEYRLGEIGEISADARAQIDAVRADLENLREHDVRQASHQLHPEALRIGLVTALQLMAARLQGVLDVRLVANDAVIDAERTLPMDLRLVAFRVIEEALGNVLKHAEADSATVWLEQEAGTLRLDIMDDGCGFSPTHRLPGLGLLSLGARVESAGGRWGIESRAGGPTRLWAEVPT encoded by the coding sequence ATGAGCGCCACGCGGCCCCGGGCTGTGCCTGCCCCCCTGGATTGGTCCGTCTACGCGCCGCAGATCGTTGAGGATGCCGAGGCGGCCCTCGGCTTCGCGTTCATCGTGCTCGCCCGCTTTGACGTGGAGGCGCGCACCTCGCAGCCCGTGTGCTTCGGCGGTCTCCACGGGCGCAACGTCCAGCGCGCACTACGCTTCGCCCAGCAGCATGTGCCCAATTTCGATCTGCACCTGGTCAACGACCTGGACGCCAACCCACTGCTGCGCGCCGTCCTGGATGGCCGCGGCCCGGTGATCGGCTCCATCGAGGACTTCACTCGGGGCGTAACTTCCCCCCTGGTGGCCCGCATTGCCCGTCATCTCGCCGGCGCCGGGGAATGCCTGACGCTGCCGCTGTGCGTCGAGCACCGCGTGCTCGGCTGCCTGTCCGTGTACCAGCGGGATCCTCACTTCAGCCCCACCCAGATCCGCACGGCACAGGCCTTCGCCCGGCAGGTGGCCCTCAGCATCCACAACGCCGAACTCCTCGAGGAGGGCCGGCGCACAGCGGCGGCCCTGGACGCGTCCCGCCGCCTGGTGAGTGACTCGGAGGAACGCACCCGGCGGGACATCAGCGAATTCCTGCACTCCCACGTGCAGTCCCGCCTGCTCGTCGCCGAGTACCGCCTGGGGGAGATCGGGGAGATCAGCGCGGACGCCCGCGCCCAGATCGACGCCGTGCGCGCCGATCTCGAGAACCTGCGCGAGCACGATGTGCGCCAGGCCAGCCATCAGTTGCACCCGGAGGCGCTGCGCATCGGTCTGGTGACCGCGCTGCAGCTCATGGCTGCCCGCCTGCAGGGCGTACTGGATGTGCGGCTGGTGGCGAATGACGCTGTAATCGACGCGGAACGCACGCTCCCGATGGATCTGCGGCTGGTCGCTTTCCGCGTGATCGAGGAGGCGCTCGGGAACGTCCTCAAGCACGCGGAAGCGGATTCCGCGACCGTGTGGCTGGAGCAGGAGGCGGGTACCCTGCGGCTCGACATCATGGACGATGGCTGCGGGTTCTCGCCCACCCACCGCCTGCCGGGCCTGGGGCTCCTGAGCCTGGGGGCGCGGGTTGAGAGTGCGGGGGGACGCTGGGGCATCGAGAGCCGGGCGGGTGGCCCCACGCGCCTGTGGGCGGAGGTGCCCACGTGA
- a CDS encoding cbb3-type cytochrome c oxidase subunit I: protein MTDAPAVSRPLARSARPWDVLTSTDHKSIGLTYMGAAAVFLGLGGLEALVMRVQLAVPGNRLLSGETYDRFLTMHGTTMIFFVLLPLLLGFTNYLLPLQLGARDMAFPRLNALSLWLFVGGGVLLYLSPFTGAPSQGWFSYAPLSETGFTPQRGVDLWSAALIVSGYGTTLTGVNVLVTGARLRARGMLFKRMPMFAWMTWVNGFIILFALPCLTAVLLMLEVDRLLGAGLFTRGDPVLWQHYFWLFGHPEIYLLILPAWGLISEIIPVFSRKPIFGYEFVAWSTVAIAFLSFAVYAHHMFAVGLAWPVELAFGMSSMLIAIPTGIKVFNWLATMWKGSVRYTLPMLYAAAFIVQFTFGGVTGVSFAVVPIDWQLTDTYYVVAHFHYVLFGGSLFAALAGLHYLYPKITGRFLNERLGRWGFWLNVVGFNGVFLVQHLLGLMGMPRRVYTYPDLPGWGILNLISTVGGFILGIGLLVLLVNLIRSRTHGEVAGRDPWNGWTLEWLTQSPPAEGNFALLPPLHSRRPLWDLKHPDDMDHVRPRRHDKQGHGHIREEERGHR from the coding sequence GTGACCGACGCCCCCGCCGTGTCCCGCCCGCTCGCCCGCTCCGCGCGACCGTGGGACGTGCTGACCTCCACGGATCACAAGAGTATCGGCCTGACGTACATGGGCGCGGCCGCCGTGTTCCTGGGGCTGGGCGGCCTGGAAGCGCTGGTCATGCGCGTGCAGCTCGCCGTGCCCGGCAACCGCCTGTTGTCTGGCGAGACCTACGACCGCTTCCTGACCATGCACGGCACCACCATGATCTTCTTCGTGCTGCTACCGTTGCTGCTGGGCTTCACGAACTACCTTCTGCCCCTGCAACTCGGCGCGCGCGACATGGCCTTCCCGCGCCTGAACGCCCTGAGCCTGTGGTTGTTCGTCGGCGGCGGCGTCCTCCTGTACCTCAGTCCCTTCACCGGCGCGCCCTCGCAGGGCTGGTTCAGCTACGCGCCCCTGAGCGAGACGGGCTTCACGCCGCAACGAGGCGTGGATCTGTGGTCCGCCGCGCTGATCGTCAGCGGCTACGGCACCACCCTGACCGGTGTGAACGTCCTGGTGACCGGGGCGCGGCTGCGGGCCCGGGGCATGCTGTTCAAGCGCATGCCCATGTTCGCCTGGATGACGTGGGTCAACGGCTTCATCATTCTGTTCGCGCTGCCGTGCCTGACCGCCGTGCTGCTGATGCTGGAGGTCGACCGCCTGCTCGGAGCCGGGCTGTTCACGCGCGGCGATCCGGTGCTGTGGCAGCACTACTTCTGGTTGTTCGGCCACCCCGAGATCTACCTGCTGATCCTGCCGGCGTGGGGCCTGATCAGCGAGATCATCCCGGTCTTCTCACGCAAGCCGATTTTCGGCTACGAGTTCGTGGCGTGGTCGACCGTTGCCATCGCCTTCCTGAGTTTCGCTGTGTACGCCCACCACATGTTCGCCGTCGGCCTGGCGTGGCCGGTGGAACTCGCCTTCGGCATGAGTTCGATGTTGATTGCCATTCCGACCGGGATCAAGGTCTTCAACTGGCTGGCGACCATGTGGAAGGGCTCGGTGCGCTACACGCTGCCGATGCTGTACGCCGCGGCGTTCATCGTGCAGTTCACCTTCGGTGGCGTGACCGGCGTGAGCTTCGCCGTGGTGCCCATCGACTGGCAGCTGACCGACACCTACTACGTGGTCGCGCACTTCCACTACGTGCTGTTCGGCGGGTCGCTGTTCGCGGCGCTCGCGGGGCTGCACTACCTGTACCCGAAGATCACCGGCCGCTTCCTAAACGAGCGGCTCGGCCGCTGGGGCTTCTGGCTGAATGTGGTCGGCTTCAACGGCGTGTTCCTGGTGCAGCATCTGCTGGGCCTGATGGGCATGCCCCGGCGCGTGTACACCTACCCGGATCTGCCCGGCTGGGGGATCCTGAACCTGATCTCCACCGTGGGCGGGTTCATCCTCGGGATCGGCCTGTTGGTGCTGCTCGTGAACCTGATCCGCTCGCGCACGCACGGCGAGGTGGCCGGACGCGATCCGTGGAACGGCTGGACGCTGGAGTGGCTCACGCAGAGCCCCCCTGCGGAGGGGAATTTCGCCCTGCTTCCGCCGCTGCACTCGCGCCGCCCGCTGTGGGATCTCAAGCACCCCGACGACATGGATCACGTGCGGCCAAGGCGACATGACAAGCAGGGCCACGGACACATCCGCGAGGAGGAGCGTGGTCACCGGTGA
- a CDS encoding c-type cytochrome, which yields MTRLWIWCSVTAILGGGVVLGALGQAPASVPTPAPRPVPAAVPATTRMDAGDLQVRLGCATCHGAQGRSPLSNIPVLAGQRPEWLEARLKAFRRQGARNGSGIMPRYAANLKDAQITALARMYAADPTPPATRPPADSDLVAGQTLYVRGRPRDRVIACGTCHTDAGTGTATPLIPALRGQHAGYVTYRLNGYRALPVTTADGQAGPQAMRTVARSLSDADIRAVAAYVEAMPARSLP from the coding sequence ATGACGCGCCTGTGGATCTGGTGCAGCGTGACGGCGATCCTGGGCGGCGGCGTTGTGCTCGGGGCGCTCGGCCAGGCACCGGCGTCAGTTCCGACGCCCGCGCCGCGTCCGGTGCCGGCCGCCGTGCCGGCGACGACCCGCATGGACGCTGGCGACCTGCAGGTTCGGCTGGGGTGCGCCACCTGTCACGGCGCCCAGGGACGCTCCCCACTGTCGAACATCCCGGTGCTGGCCGGGCAGCGTCCGGAGTGGCTGGAGGCGCGCCTGAAGGCCTTCCGCAGGCAGGGTGCACGGAACGGCAGCGGGATCATGCCGCGGTATGCCGCGAACCTGAAGGACGCGCAGATTACCGCGCTGGCACGCATGTACGCGGCCGACCCGACCCCCCCCGCGACCCGCCCGCCGGCTGACAGTGACCTGGTGGCCGGTCAGACCCTCTACGTGCGCGGCCGCCCAAGGGATCGGGTGATCGCGTGCGGAACCTGCCACACCGACGCGGGGACCGGCACGGCCACGCCGCTGATTCCTGCGCTGCGTGGACAACACGCTGGATACGTCACCTACCGCTTGAACGGGTACCGGGCGCTACCGGTCACCACCGCCGACGGACAGGCAGGCCCGCAGGCCATGCGCACCGTCGCGCGGAGCTTGAGCGACGCGGACATCCGTGCGGTCGCCGCGTATGTCGAGGCGATGCCCGCCCGGAGTCTGCCGTGA
- a CDS encoding cytochrome c oxidase subunit 3 — translation MTGAPATAIPSDRMSRSHLGMIAFLASDTVMFLLLIISNVYLRRTGAASGQDLLDPARMLVFSALLWGSSGTLLLAERERQAGRRGGAAALYVVTALLGAVFAISQGLEWRHLNAVGGTVGASLFYATFYTATGLHGLHVLLGLPVLLGLGVLSARGLIGPRAPGVAAAALYWHFVDAVWVVLYLVFYVWRMT, via the coding sequence GTGACCGGCGCCCCTGCGACCGCCATCCCGTCCGACCGGATGTCACGCTCCCACCTGGGCATGATCGCCTTCCTGGCGAGCGATACCGTCATGTTCCTGCTTCTGATTATCTCGAACGTGTACCTGCGCCGCACGGGCGCGGCCAGCGGACAGGACCTGCTCGACCCGGCGCGCATGCTGGTGTTCAGCGCGCTGCTGTGGGGCTCGAGTGGCACGCTGCTCCTGGCCGAGCGCGAGCGTCAGGCGGGACGCCGTGGCGGCGCGGCGGCGCTGTACGTCGTGACTGCCCTGCTGGGCGCGGTCTTCGCCATCTCCCAGGGCCTGGAGTGGCGGCATCTGAACGCGGTCGGCGGCACGGTCGGGGCCAGCCTGTTCTACGCCACCTTTTACACCGCGACTGGCCTGCACGGCCTGCACGTGCTGCTGGGCCTGCCGGTGCTGCTGGGCCTGGGCGTGCTCAGTGCGCGCGGCCTGATCGGGCCCCGCGCGCCGGGTGTCGCCGCCGCCGCGCTGTACTGGCATTTCGTGGACGCCGTGTGGGTCGTGCTGTACCTAGTGTTCTACGTCTGGAGGATGACATGA
- a CDS encoding c-type cytochrome: MTRWTAPAALLGVLAAAGGLMYALRPATVPEQPMPAGEPTRGKTLIGAYYCESCHGGKGQPTNADIPNLAGQQVALLYKNMLRFHHGQGNIPDVRVTSMINVFQKLDVQQIADMAVYLAAQKPVGAWPSVGSADVAAGQRLYDHGEPARGVIACAVCHGDTARGDPQRGTPSLFHQSPGYAMSYLRTVRAAPPGDQPGQNAMHVITQPLTDDELKNVSAYVASLTPQKDTP, translated from the coding sequence GTGACGCGCTGGACGGCCCCTGCGGCCCTGCTCGGCGTGCTCGCCGCAGCCGGTGGCCTGATGTACGCGCTGCGGCCCGCCACGGTGCCGGAGCAGCCCATGCCCGCCGGGGAGCCCACGCGCGGCAAGACGCTGATCGGCGCGTACTACTGCGAGAGCTGTCACGGAGGAAAAGGGCAGCCGACCAACGCGGACATTCCCAACCTCGCCGGGCAGCAGGTGGCCCTGCTGTACAAGAACATGCTGCGCTTCCACCATGGGCAGGGCAACATCCCGGATGTCCGCGTGACCAGCATGATCAATGTGTTCCAGAAACTCGACGTGCAGCAGATCGCCGATATGGCCGTGTACCTCGCCGCGCAGAAGCCCGTGGGCGCGTGGCCGTCGGTGGGCAGCGCGGACGTGGCCGCCGGGCAGCGCCTGTACGACCACGGTGAGCCGGCGCGCGGCGTGATCGCGTGCGCGGTCTGCCACGGCGACACAGCACGCGGCGACCCGCAGCGCGGCACGCCCTCGCTGTTCCATCAGAGTCCCGGCTACGCGATGTCGTACCTGCGCACGGTACGGGCTGCCCCGCCGGGCGACCAGCCTGGTCAGAACGCCATGCACGTCATCACACAGCCGCTCACCGACGACGAGCTCAAGAACGTCTCCGCCTACGTCGCCTCCCTGACCCCGCAGAAGGACACGCCATGA
- the coxB gene encoding cytochrome c oxidase subunit II, which translates to MSSSFPVFDPASTLAQPLFEVTRLTFWLGGAVFLAVAGLLWYLMWRYRHRGADGEPAQVFGNAADEWGWIAGAALLVVGLLVATVRAAAAASPATGSGAPDVYVTAHQWYWSFRTPDGAQSTGELHIPAGRRVLLDLTSMDVIHDFSAPQLGRKIDVIPGQHARLWIEAGAPGRYSGACNEFCGAQHAWMRFTVVAEDPAAYAGGAAKRAAPAMAVADTGARRGEATFRQVQCGACHLVRGLSSSFPHAGALGPELTHFASSPTIAGGVLTNTPAHLRHWLADTQGIKPGVHMPTLPLTDAEIGDLTTYLEALK; encoded by the coding sequence GTGTCGAGTTCCTTCCCCGTCTTCGATCCCGCGTCGACCCTCGCGCAGCCCCTGTTCGAGGTCACGCGCCTGACGTTCTGGCTGGGAGGCGCCGTTTTCCTGGCCGTGGCCGGACTGTTGTGGTACCTGATGTGGCGCTACCGCCACCGCGGCGCGGACGGTGAACCCGCCCAGGTGTTCGGGAATGCCGCCGACGAGTGGGGCTGGATCGCCGGTGCGGCGCTGCTTGTGGTGGGGCTGCTGGTGGCTACCGTACGCGCGGCGGCGGCGGCGTCCCCAGCCACCGGCAGCGGGGCGCCGGACGTGTACGTGACGGCGCACCAGTGGTACTGGTCGTTCCGCACCCCGGACGGTGCGCAGTCCACCGGCGAGCTGCACATCCCGGCCGGACGCCGCGTCCTGCTCGACCTGACCAGCATGGACGTGATCCACGATTTCTCCGCGCCGCAGCTGGGCCGCAAGATCGATGTGATTCCTGGCCAGCACGCGCGGCTGTGGATCGAGGCGGGCGCGCCGGGCCGGTACAGTGGTGCCTGCAACGAGTTCTGCGGCGCGCAGCACGCGTGGATGCGCTTCACGGTGGTCGCTGAGGATCCCGCCGCCTATGCCGGTGGCGCCGCGAAGCGCGCCGCTCCCGCCATGGCCGTCGCGGACACAGGCGCCCGGCGTGGAGAGGCCACCTTCCGACAGGTGCAGTGTGGCGCGTGTCACCTGGTGCGTGGACTGTCGTCCAGCTTTCCGCACGCCGGCGCCCTTGGCCCTGAACTCACGCATTTCGCATCGAGCCCGACCATCGCCGGGGGCGTCCTGACGAACACCCCCGCGCACCTGCGCCACTGGCTGGCTGACACCCAGGGCATCAAGCCCGGCGTGCACATGCCCACCCTGCCCCTCACGGACGCCGAGATCGGCGATCTCACCACCTATCTGGAGGCCCTCAAGTGA
- a CDS encoding sulfite exporter TauE/SafE family protein → MSSLDLLALVVIFFATSVISVVTGATSLITVPALLAFGVPPTVALGTNMLALTALSVGASVPFLGGDTLDRSRLPALIGLTLIGSIAGALLVFRVPPTILPLIIAVAMLVVAVVVLRSARRATPELPSPQHGPFVGYVLTLLLAVYGGFFSGGYVTLLTAAFVTAFQMPFLRAVATTKVVNVASSLVATVIFAWRGVIDWRLGAVLAVMMYVGATLGARWTLRLPEAVVRRVFVVTVVLLAIKTLALDVPWGQLEQLSP, encoded by the coding sequence ATGTCGTCCCTCGATCTGCTGGCACTCGTCGTGATTTTCTTCGCGACGAGCGTCATCAGCGTCGTGACCGGCGCCACCTCTTTGATCACCGTGCCCGCCCTGCTCGCCTTTGGCGTCCCGCCCACCGTCGCGCTCGGCACCAACATGCTGGCCCTGACTGCGCTCAGCGTCGGCGCCTCAGTTCCGTTCCTGGGTGGTGACACCCTGGATCGGTCCCGCCTGCCTGCCCTGATCGGCCTGACCCTGATCGGCTCCATCGCCGGCGCGCTGCTGGTCTTCAGGGTGCCGCCGACCATCCTGCCCCTGATCATCGCGGTCGCCATGCTGGTGGTGGCAGTCGTTGTCCTGCGGTCGGCCCGCCGCGCCACACCGGAGCTTCCCTCCCCGCAGCACGGCCCATTTGTCGGCTACGTGCTCACGCTGCTGCTCGCCGTCTACGGGGGGTTTTTCAGCGGCGGGTACGTGACCCTACTGACGGCGGCCTTCGTCACGGCGTTCCAGATGCCCTTTCTGCGGGCGGTGGCGACCACCAAGGTGGTAAACGTGGCCTCGTCGCTGGTGGCCACAGTGATCTTCGCGTGGCGCGGCGTCATCGACTGGCGTCTGGGCGCGGTGCTGGCCGTGATGATGTACGTGGGGGCGACGCTCGGGGCCCGCTGGACGTTGCGGCTCCCCGAGGCTGTCGTGCGCCGCGTGTTCGTGGTGACCGTGGTGCTGCTCGCCATCAAGACCCTCGCCCTTGATGTCCCGTGGGGACAGCTGGAACAGCTGTCCCCCTGA